TTCCAGCGGAACCTGCTGGCGGCGGAGGCGCGCCAGCAATTCGCGGTCGTGCCAGGCATTAAGGCCGTGGCCGATGCGCTCGGCGCCCAGCGCGTCCAGGGCGCCCAGCACCGACTCCGGCCCCGCGCTCTCGCCGGCGTGGGCGGTCAGGCGCAGTCCCGCCTCCCGCGCCCGCAGGTAGACCTCGCGGAAGATCTCGGGCGCCGCGCGCTGCTCATCGCCGCCGATGCCGATGCCTGCGACGTGGCGCTCGCGGTAGCGCAGGGCCTGGTCGAGCACGCGCTCCGCCGCCTGCGGCCCGAAGTGGCGCACCGCGTCGAAGATCCACAGCAGCGAGACCCCGAAGTCCTTCGCCCCGCGCGCCCGCCCGCGCTCCAGCCCTTCGAAGATGGGCGCGAAGTCCAGCCCGCGCCACTGCACCACGCCCACCGAGATGTAGACCTCGGCGTGGACCACGTTCTCCGCCTTCAGCCGCTCCATCAGCCGGTAGGTGATGAGTTCGTAGTCCTCGGGCGTGCGCAGGTAGTCGGTGACGGTCTTGAAGGCCATGAGGAAGCCGGCGAAGTCGGGATAGCGGTAGAGGGCCTCGACGTCGGCGGCGCGCAGGAGCCCGCCATGGCGCGCGCTCAGCTCCAGCAGCGTGGCCGGCTCCACCGCGCCTTCCAGGTGCAGGTGCAGCTCCGCCTTGGGCAAGGCGAGGATGAAGGCGCTGGGCGTCAGTTCGCTGGCGTCTTTCACCACGATCTGGCCGCTGCCTGC
This Terriglobales bacterium DNA region includes the following protein-coding sequences:
- the add gene encoding adenosine deaminase; the protein is MAGSGQIVVKDASELTPSAFILALPKAELHLHLEGAVEPATLLELSARHGGLLRAADVEALYRYPDFAGFLMAFKTVTDYLRTPEDYELITYRLMERLKAENVVHAEVYISVGVVQWRGLDFAPIFEGLERGRARGAKDFGVSLLWIFDAVRHFGPQAAERVLDQALRYRERHVAGIGIGGDEQRAAPEIFREVYLRAREAGLRLTAHAGESAGPESVLGALDALGAERIGHGLNAWHDRELLARLRRQQVPLELCPTSNLRTGCCRALEQHPLRSYFDQGLLVTLNSDDPAMFRTSLAREYALAHEAFGFRDDELRTLARNSFRASFLPEERKQAYLAQIA